The DNA segment aaatataaaataacaaGCATgcagtatttttcttctttaaaaagttgagtttttttttttaataaaaatcagtCTGTTTGAGTTATTTTTGTAGAAACaagtcattttattttttgaaagattaaatattttatttatttaggactttaaaagttttcacataaatattttttttatttatttatattttttggcaaaagCAAGTTGAAGAAACGCGGTTAAAAAAAAACAGCTTATATCCAGTGAAGCCtcactcaaaagtcaaaactGATACTCCTTTCTCCTATAAAACCAACGCAAATACCTCCTCCTCTGCCACCCCAACTTTTCTCTTTCTCCTCCAACCACGCGCCGCCGCAGGCATGGACGTAaaatgcacccaaccaccctccTCCGCCTTGAAACTCCGAAGAACAACCAGTGCCGACGGTAGTGGAACCGGAACCATCATTCTCGGCAAGTATCAACTTGGCCGTCTTTTAGGCCGTGGTAGCTTCGCTAAAGTCTACGACGGCCGCTGTTTAAACAATAATACTAACATCGCCATAAAAGTTATTGACAAAACCTCTATCTCGGATCCTTCAATGGAGCCTCGGATCATTCGCGAAGTCTCCGTTATGACACGTGTCAATGATCATCCCAACATCATCAAACTCGACGAAGTGTTGGCGACGAAAACCAAAATCTACTTAATCATGGAGATCGCCACGGGTGGCGATCTCTACGCTAAGCTGAACCGTCGCGGTCGGTTCTCTGACTCGACAGCGCGGTTTTATTTTCACCAGTTGGTCTCAGCCCTCCACTTTTGCCATCAAAATGGGGTGACTCACCGCGACATCAAGCTTCAAAACCTTCTCCTCGACCAGAACAACAACCTCAAAATCTCTGATTTTGGGCTCTCCGCCTTACCTGAACAACTAAACAACGGTCTCCTTCATACTGCTTGTGGAACTCCAGCTTATACTGCACCAGAGGTAGCTTATAGAAAAGGATACGATGGCGCAAAGGCGGATTCGTGGTCTTGTGGAGTTATATTATTTGCATTTCTTTCTGGGTTCCTTCCATTTGATGATAGCAATATATCAAGCATGTACCATGCAATACACCGTCGCCTATTTAAGTTTCCTGATTGGGTTTCAAAACCAGCTCGGAATATAATAAAGCGACTACTTGATCCTAACCCGAGTACCAGGTTAAGCATTGAGGAATTAATGAATCTTTCGTGGTTCAAGAAATCCGGGCTGAAACAAGGAGAATCTAATCGTCAGCAGAAATTCGATGAATGTGTGTATGAAAAAGAGTGTAAAAACTTGGGCAGGATAAATGCGTTTGATATAATATCAATGTCATCTGGGTTGGATTTATCTGGGTTATTTGAAATTGGAATGAGTAAGAAAGAGATGAGGTTTACGACAAGAGCGAAAATTGGGGAAGTTGAAGAGAAAGTGATGAAAATTGGAAAAGAAGGAGGGTATAAAGTGGAAAGAGGGAAAGGTAGGGGAATTGGATTGGTTAAAGGCAGAGTTGTTTTAATGGTGGAAATTTTGGAGGTGGCAATGGAGCTGTTGTTGGTGGAGATTAAGGTTGTTAATGGTGGATTGGAATTTGAGGATTTTCAATGGGAGGAATTGAAAGGTGGGTTGAAGGATATAGTAGTTTCATGGTACACTAATGGatcttgaaagaaattatttttctacgTTATACATCTAATATTCGAAATTGACTAGCTCGATTAATCTAAATTAACATCCCATAGAGATAGTATAGGGTTCACTTGACGAGAAAGCGATCCATATCAGGAATTTCTTCATTCTTTGAGTTCGACCCTGTTTGAAGATGGTTGTTGGATGAATTTTACTGATTACACGGCGGAGATTTAATTCCGTTGCGGCGGATGCCGGCGGCGGAGTTGTACATTGGTAGCTATCTCTAGTACTTTTAAATGTATAGGCACATTGCTAGTAATAGGAACTTTGTTCTGCTTGGGAGTTAAAAATATTCATTTTAGTCTTTGAATATGATTTTGTAAATGAAAACTTCTCTTCTTGAATTTTAGTTGCACAAGTGATTCACTAGTTCTTGTTCATATTCGTATATATATTTGTGAGGTATTTTCATAAAACACTACAGTTTAGATCCTAATTATTATATGTAATaatagtttgcataattattatTCATAGCTTGTACCACAACGAATACAACCAAGACAAAATacagaaatacaaaaaaatagaatGCTTTCATTGAGAATCAAACTAAAGACATCCACCTTACTAAAGCAGGTGGTCTAACCAATAGAGATACAAGAActtgttgctctcttgtttcAGTTCAAAACATTTGATATCTTGTTTCAGTACTTTCAGGtggatttgctataaaattcaaatatagtttTGAATGGTAATTTCCTAAGAGTATAACTAAGAATGGTAAATACAATGTATATGTTTGTTGTGTCGCGTAAATTTTCCTACATTACGATATACTTACTAGTTGAACATATGATATCACCCTCAACGATGAGAAAGAAttatcatttttacttgtccAAATTCAAGAACAAACTCATTAAAAAGTAAATTTTTCAGTGAGTCAATAGAAGACTCATGAGCAATTCGTAACACTTCCAGTAGAAAGTTCAATTTAATTTCTTCAAAAGATGATGAACTGTCAAAGTGAGAGTAGCAATATGTTCTTGGTGAAAAGCTAAAACATCCAAAGACGAATATGTGTATTTACCAATAGACTCTCTGCTCAAGAAAGACCATCGgctcaattaaatatttatagatattcaGAAAATTTCGTcatgcccataccgagtttggGCAAAAATTATTGAATTAGCGGAACCACATTGTATATCCGACTCTGTAATATTTAAACCCAAAGAATTCAATCACATCGTAGGCCTTCTTAGCTCAGTGGTAGAGCGCGTGGCTTTTAACCACGTGGTCGTGGGTTCGATCCCCACAGACggctatttttgtttttattggtCCAAATCCATTCAAGCCTAAGTCAGACTAGAAATTATTGGTCCAACGTCAAGTATTGGTCAGTCCAGAAATAACTTTTCGGAATATGTTTTTAACAAAATAAAGTGTTTTTATTCTTGTCTGAGTTTTATAATAAAGTTAATTTGGCATGGAAGACATTGTCATAACGATGTTTTGAATTTAAACACAAATagtatattttttctttactaAGCACCCATTCACTTTTATAATTTATACAGTAAACCAGTAAATATTACAACGAAAATTTCTAAGAAGCTTTAATCAAGATTTGCTTCTCCCGAGTGACAAAGCCAATCATGACATCATTATGAACTCAGTCTAAAAAAAATGGCAATTGGTGCAAGGGGTTACAGAAGTGGAGGAAACAAATTATTACTCATTCTCTTTAGGGTAAAATACAAAATTATCCGGTCTGCTGAAACAAATTGCATTCGCTAGCCGaagtgtataatatatgtatttccATTGTCATTAAATAAAAAAGAGCAAGTTTTTGATTTTCTAAAAACATCTCATCCATTTTCCAATGAACGattcaaaattttccttttatGATACCCGAGAAATCTTAGAAAAGGCGTAGTTCAAAACTTGATGAATAATGGGCTCGCCCCTTCTGCTCTTCTCCCCACTTAAATACCATGCCCCTCTGCTCTTATGACAATATCAGCAGGAAGGTATGTCGAAAGTCTCAGTTAAGACATGAATAGAATCCATCTATTTGCAGTACTTCTTAAACCAGACTCCAATGTTTAAAAAGCTTTCAAAGTCAGATTGTGGTCTGCAAAAGAGATGTAAACGCAAGTTCAAAATATGAAAGTGAAATATGAAACTCAAGTACCAGATACTGCAATTTGATGGACATAAGACCACTTTACCTATCAATTGCATGAGTGTCCTCAGGGAACACAATGACTTTAACCTCCACTCCTTTCTCCTTCAACGCTCGTGCATACTGCACGTAATAAGAGCGAAAAAAGCATACACTTTCTTGAGTTATACATTGTATGGAAATAAAACCAAAACTTAAAACGACATTGGTCATTCTGCTGCAACAAACATTACAGCCATTAGACCACAATAGCTTAACTAGCTTATAAACAACAAAGTAACTCGCTTTCATCTCACAGATTTACGTGGTTCACTGAGTCATATTGCTGATTGGGTATCGGCAGTATGAAATTTTTGGTCCACAGATGATAGGCACTTAACGGATATCCTTTTACGACATTTTATCAATAAGAAGTTTGTAGCTTGCCTTAAAAATAAAGCCAGCAACTAGATTCCACAAAGATTTGATCATATTATGGATCGGTTCATAGTTGTTCAAAGAGAatcaaaaggaaaatgaaatagatgATGGACATACATAAATACAAATGTTCCCATACCCTA comes from the Nicotiana tabacum cultivar K326 chromosome 14, ASM71507v2, whole genome shotgun sequence genome and includes:
- the LOC107782505 gene encoding CBL-interacting serine/threonine-protein kinase 7-like; the encoded protein is MDVKCTQPPSSALKLRRTTSADGSGTGTIILGKYQLGRLLGRGSFAKVYDGRCLNNNTNIAIKVIDKTSISDPSMEPRIIREVSVMTRVNDHPNIIKLDEVLATKTKIYLIMEIATGGDLYAKLNRRGRFSDSTARFYFHQLVSALHFCHQNGVTHRDIKLQNLLLDQNNNLKISDFGLSALPEQLNNGLLHTACGTPAYTAPEVAYRKGYDGAKADSWSCGVILFAFLSGFLPFDDSNISSMYHAIHRRLFKFPDWVSKPARNIIKRLLDPNPSTRLSIEELMNLSWFKKSGLKQGESNRQQKFDECVYEKECKNLGRINAFDIISMSSGLDLSGLFEIGMSKKEMRFTTRAKIGEVEEKVMKIGKEGGYKVERGKGRGIGLVKGRVVLMVEILEVAMELLLVEIKVVNGGLEFEDFQWEELKGGLKDIVVSWYTNGS